A genomic segment from Syntrophotalea acetylenivorans encodes:
- a CDS encoding polyprenyl synthetase family protein — MEKALRLLRDDLAAVEEHFTKSMHSETALINQVGQYLLASGGKRVRPMLLLLCARLSGYQGEDHIPLASVVEFIHTATLLHDDVVDKATLRRGNPSANVVWGNQASVLAGDYLFAKSFSMIVESGNLPVFKTLSEAVTSLAEGEMQQLVNSSDLDLKEQSYLEIVGKKTAALFAASCRCGALLVDDGPQAETLHQFGTELGLAFQLIDDALDYVAVEAEFGKTPGHDLAEGKVTLPLIHALRKATDVDRQRIIAVIGHTELPAADLAEVLLIIEQTGGIAYCWQQAEELCRRAKERLNAFADGAEKDALLELADYMVARRY; from the coding sequence ATGGAAAAGGCCCTGCGGTTGCTCCGCGATGACCTTGCGGCTGTCGAGGAACACTTCACCAAAAGCATGCACTCTGAAACCGCCCTTATCAACCAGGTCGGTCAATACCTGTTGGCCAGTGGCGGCAAGCGGGTTCGGCCCATGCTGCTGCTTCTCTGTGCGCGGCTTAGTGGCTACCAGGGTGAGGACCATATCCCTTTGGCCAGTGTGGTGGAGTTTATTCATACCGCTACTTTGCTCCATGATGACGTAGTGGACAAAGCGACCCTGCGGCGGGGGAATCCTTCGGCTAATGTGGTATGGGGTAATCAGGCCTCGGTGTTGGCTGGCGACTATCTGTTTGCCAAGTCTTTTTCGATGATTGTCGAAAGCGGGAATCTGCCGGTTTTTAAGACTCTGTCCGAGGCGGTCACCTCGCTCGCCGAAGGAGAGATGCAGCAACTGGTCAACAGCTCTGATCTTGATTTGAAAGAACAAAGCTATCTGGAAATTGTAGGTAAAAAAACCGCTGCCTTGTTTGCCGCTTCCTGCCGTTGCGGCGCTTTGCTGGTCGACGACGGCCCGCAGGCAGAGACTTTGCACCAGTTTGGCACCGAACTCGGTCTGGCCTTTCAGCTCATTGACGATGCTCTTGATTATGTGGCCGTGGAAGCGGAATTTGGCAAAACGCCGGGCCACGATCTGGCCGAAGGCAAGGTGACCCTGCCGTTGATTCATGCTCTGCGTAAAGCTACCGATGTCGATCGACAACGCATTATTGCCGTGATCGGGCATACTGAACTGCCGGCAGCCGACCTCGCAGAGGTGTTGCTAATTATTGAACAGACCGGCGGTATCGCTTACTGCTGGCAACAGGCCGAAGAATTGTGCCGTCGCGCAAAGGAACGTCTGAACGCTTTTGCCGACGGAGCGGAGAAGGATGCTTTACTCGAACTTGCCGACTATATGGTTGCCCGTCGCTATTAA
- the lon gene encoding endopeptidase La produces MFNKTLSIPPELPIYPLRNQIVFPHMTFPLLVQSQGMVPIEEALRRDHLLGLVPIRPEDTAEGLHEFNRIGTVCRITQVFRFPEGGAKVMLEGLVRIRLLSASQRTPFVLASVKVLNDPEGRGPIAEALTQSVKALLKVALAYGRPLPGEVLKMMNQINEPGELADLVAVYLTLDFADQQRLLDTLDPLERLKGIYLLLTAEVQKLQVQGEVQSEVAKRIGKNQKEYLLREQLKQIQNELGDDDPHRAELSKLRRALEDAELPEEVVEVADRELERLERINPSSPEYSVARTYLECLSNLPWNSGTDDVLDIAAAQKTLDNDHYNLKEVKERILEFLAVHSLKKTLKGPILCLVGPPGVGKTSLGRSIARAMGRKFIRISLGGMKDEAEIRGHRRTYIGAMPGRIIQEISRAKANNPVFMLDEVDKIGQDFRGDPSSALLEVLDPEQNDSFTDHYLDVPFDLSQVMFITTANVMDPVPAPLRDRMETIRLPGYSDEEKLQIVRKYLLPKQLNENGLQDYPLEFEQDAIFKIIREYTREAGVRAVERQVASICRKVAKEITQGDVPRTLISATDVDPLLGPRRFYADAASEEDRVGVATGLAWTETGGDIIFIEASRMVGKKELILTGSLGDVMRESAKTALSFVRANHAEFGIEGDFFEQSDLHIHVPAGAIPKDGPSAGVAIATALISLLTNCPARRNVAMTGELTLTGRVLPIGGVKEKVLAAHRAGVTTVLLPASNSDHLQEIDENIRNEVRLVLVDSMEDVVAEALIANPLVKVQSLLSDSPVFPPNPLH; encoded by the coding sequence ATGTTCAATAAAACCCTGTCGATCCCACCGGAATTGCCCATCTATCCTCTGCGCAACCAGATTGTCTTTCCCCATATGACTTTTCCGCTGTTAGTACAAAGTCAGGGTATGGTTCCCATAGAAGAGGCGTTGCGCCGCGATCATCTGCTCGGGCTTGTGCCGATACGGCCTGAAGATACTGCGGAAGGCCTGCACGAATTCAATCGCATCGGCACCGTCTGTCGAATCACCCAGGTGTTCCGGTTTCCCGAAGGCGGTGCCAAGGTGATGCTTGAGGGGCTGGTTCGCATTCGCTTGCTGAGTGCCAGCCAGCGAACCCCCTTCGTCCTTGCTTCGGTCAAAGTACTCAACGATCCGGAGGGCAGGGGGCCTATTGCCGAGGCTTTGACTCAAAGTGTCAAGGCTCTGCTCAAGGTGGCACTGGCCTACGGCCGGCCCTTGCCGGGTGAGGTTCTGAAGATGATGAACCAGATCAATGAGCCTGGAGAACTGGCCGATCTGGTGGCGGTCTATCTTACCCTCGATTTTGCCGATCAGCAGCGGCTTCTCGATACACTGGATCCTTTGGAACGACTTAAAGGGATCTATCTGTTGTTGACCGCCGAGGTGCAAAAGCTGCAAGTGCAGGGCGAGGTGCAATCGGAGGTGGCTAAACGTATCGGCAAGAACCAGAAGGAATATCTGCTGCGGGAGCAGCTCAAACAGATCCAGAACGAACTTGGAGATGACGATCCCCACCGGGCGGAACTCAGCAAGTTGCGTCGGGCCCTGGAGGATGCCGAGCTGCCGGAAGAGGTGGTTGAGGTGGCCGACCGGGAACTGGAACGACTGGAGCGTATCAACCCCTCCTCTCCGGAATATAGCGTAGCGAGAACTTATCTGGAATGCCTGAGTAACCTGCCCTGGAATAGCGGTACGGACGATGTTTTGGATATCGCTGCTGCACAAAAGACTCTGGACAACGATCACTACAACCTCAAGGAGGTCAAGGAACGCATTCTGGAGTTTTTGGCCGTACACAGCCTGAAGAAAACCCTCAAAGGGCCAATTCTCTGCCTGGTTGGCCCACCCGGGGTCGGCAAGACCTCCCTCGGTCGTTCCATCGCCCGGGCCATGGGGCGCAAGTTTATTCGAATCTCTCTCGGTGGCATGAAGGACGAGGCGGAAATTCGCGGACATCGTCGTACCTATATAGGCGCCATGCCGGGCCGCATCATTCAGGAGATCAGTCGGGCCAAAGCCAATAACCCGGTCTTTATGCTCGATGAGGTAGATAAGATCGGCCAGGATTTTCGCGGTGACCCTTCCTCGGCCCTTCTGGAAGTGCTCGATCCGGAACAGAACGATTCCTTTACCGATCATTATCTCGATGTACCTTTCGATCTGTCGCAGGTTATGTTTATTACTACCGCCAACGTTATGGATCCGGTTCCGGCGCCTCTGCGAGATCGTATGGAGACCATTCGCCTGCCCGGCTACAGCGATGAAGAGAAGTTGCAAATCGTTCGTAAATATCTGTTGCCGAAACAACTCAATGAAAACGGGCTGCAAGACTATCCTCTGGAATTTGAGCAGGATGCCATCTTCAAGATTATTCGGGAATACACTCGGGAGGCCGGAGTGCGCGCTGTAGAACGCCAAGTCGCTTCCATTTGCCGCAAGGTGGCCAAGGAAATCACTCAAGGGGATGTGCCCCGTACTTTGATTAGCGCCACGGATGTCGACCCGCTGCTTGGACCGCGCCGGTTCTATGCCGATGCGGCCAGCGAGGAGGACCGGGTCGGTGTGGCTACCGGTTTGGCCTGGACCGAAACAGGCGGGGATATTATCTTTATTGAAGCTTCCCGCATGGTCGGTAAAAAGGAGTTGATTTTGACGGGAAGTCTCGGCGATGTCATGCGCGAATCGGCTAAGACGGCGCTCTCTTTTGTGCGTGCCAACCATGCCGAATTCGGTATCGAAGGAGACTTCTTTGAACAGAGCGATTTACATATTCATGTGCCGGCCGGTGCCATTCCCAAAGACGGTCCCTCGGCCGGCGTGGCGATTGCCACGGCCCTTATCTCCCTGCTGACTAATTGTCCCGCCCGTCGTAATGTGGCGATGACCGGCGAGTTGACTTTAACCGGCAGAGTGCTGCCTATCGGCGGCGTCAAGGAGAAGGTTCTGGCCGCTCATCGAGCCGGGGTGACGACTGTGTTGCTGCCAGCCAGTAATAGCGACCATTTGCAGGAAATCGATGAAAATATCCGTAACGAAGTGCGATTGGTCCTGGTCGACAGTATGGAAGATGTGGTGGCTGAAGCTTTGATCGCGAATCCTTTGGTCAAGGTACAAAGTCTGCTGTCCGACAGTCCCGTGTTCCCCCCCAACCCTCTGCACTGA
- a CDS encoding M16 family metallopeptidase, which yields MLIRSIGRLLAALLLLSAGVPSLQAATLAQKVQEHTFANGLKLLVVERPGAPVFSAYLTVGVGAVHETSNDRGVAHLLEHLRFKGTETIGIRDYRQEQPLLKDIELTGSELDRLRNESKPDPRTIAALEQKLAGLQERHTQLVIKDEFAQIYARNGAVGYNAFTSKDLTSYIVSLPANKLELWASLEADRMRNSVLREFYTERDVVMEERRRSYDSDADGLLYESLLATAFTVHPYRNPIIGWPTDIANLSPAVTRSFMERYYSPVNTVIALVGAVDFAQAVAVVENYFGSIPPGTPIPNITTVEPPQRGEKRVTVEFDAEPRLTVAFHKPTLPARDDYVFDVIDHILSQGRTSRLYRSLVVEQQLATSVRSFGAPGYRYPNLFVIKAIPRHPHTVTEIETALYAELQRLATEPVSEELLVRVRNRLRVDHLRILQSNGGLARMLTFHQSISGDWRYLIDYEEQIASITAEDIQRVAATYLVPANRTVAVLQKKGI from the coding sequence ATGCTGATCAGATCGATAGGGCGGCTTTTGGCCGCCTTGCTGTTATTGAGCGCCGGGGTGCCGTCATTGCAGGCCGCTACCCTGGCGCAAAAGGTTCAGGAACACACTTTTGCCAACGGCCTCAAACTTTTGGTGGTTGAACGACCGGGAGCGCCGGTTTTCTCCGCCTATCTCACCGTCGGGGTCGGCGCAGTGCATGAAACAAGCAATGACCGCGGTGTTGCCCATCTGCTGGAGCACCTGCGTTTCAAGGGTACCGAAACCATCGGTATCCGGGACTACCGGCAAGAACAGCCCCTGTTGAAGGACATCGAGCTGACGGGCAGCGAGCTTGACCGCTTACGGAACGAGTCCAAACCGGACCCGCGGACCATCGCCGCACTGGAGCAGAAACTCGCCGGATTGCAGGAACGCCACACGCAACTGGTGATTAAGGATGAGTTTGCCCAGATCTATGCCCGTAACGGTGCCGTAGGTTACAATGCCTTTACCAGCAAGGATTTGACCTCCTATATCGTCTCCCTGCCGGCCAATAAGCTGGAACTGTGGGCCTCACTGGAGGCCGACCGAATGCGTAACAGCGTGCTTCGTGAATTTTATACCGAACGAGATGTGGTTATGGAAGAGCGGCGTCGATCCTACGACAGCGATGCCGATGGCCTGCTCTATGAATCATTGCTGGCTACAGCATTCACCGTTCATCCCTATCGAAATCCCATCATCGGTTGGCCCACCGATATCGCCAACCTTTCTCCAGCTGTGACCCGCTCCTTTATGGAACGTTACTATAGTCCGGTCAATACGGTTATCGCCTTGGTTGGAGCGGTCGATTTCGCTCAGGCCGTAGCCGTGGTCGAAAACTATTTTGGCTCCATCCCGCCCGGCACGCCGATTCCCAATATCACGACAGTAGAGCCGCCTCAGCGGGGGGAAAAACGGGTGACCGTCGAATTCGATGCTGAGCCCCGTTTGACCGTTGCCTTTCACAAGCCGACCTTGCCGGCACGGGATGATTACGTATTCGACGTTATTGATCATATTCTTTCCCAGGGACGCACCAGCCGTCTTTATCGCTCTTTGGTTGTAGAACAACAATTGGCCACTTCGGTGCGCAGTTTCGGCGCACCCGGCTATCGCTATCCAAACCTGTTTGTGATTAAGGCCATCCCCCGTCACCCGCATACCGTGACGGAGATCGAAACGGCTCTTTACGCCGAATTACAGCGCTTGGCCACTGAACCGGTGAGCGAGGAGCTTCTGGTACGGGTTCGTAATCGTCTGCGAGTCGATCATCTGCGCATTTTGCAGAGTAACGGCGGATTGGCTCGCATGCTGACCTTCCATCAGAGCATTAGCGGCGATTGGCGTTACTTGATCGACTACGAGGAACAGATCGCCTCTATCACCGCGGAGGATATTCAGCGTGTTGCCGCTACCTACCTGGTACCAGCCAACCGCACCGTGGCGGTCTTGCAGAAAAAAGGAATCTGA
- a CDS encoding M16 family metallopeptidase, whose translation MSLRVFGLLLIALLLPACVGQRPQVRPDQIVSPPLTFAVPEVEQRVMDNGMRLYLNPDHELPLVEISLLIGAGSIGEPQDKSGLVQLYAAALRSGGAGRLSPQAFDDKLEELAADLSVSNSSYSVSSHFSLHRDELEHGLALLAELLRRPRFDKQRMELARRQMLEAIRRQNDEPGAIAQRHLRRALYGDHPLGRTPTLDTVQAISGKDLLDFHHRYVLPNNLWLAVSGDFNPEEMEQLLDRLFGDWPLQPFEPQYIPPLVAPIEPAVLVLSKNVPQTTVLLGQRGITKDHPDLYALRVMNFILGGGGFNSRLMREVRSNRGLAYSVYSFFQAGRRLPGLFVAGCETRTATVDEVVGLMREEMRRISQDPVTEEELEIARESLINSFVFAFEEPHEVVSQAMRLDFYNYDRDFLQRYRDRLAAVTTEDVLAAARQHLQWDGQAIVLVGEQSESAQAGERFGLPVAGLPNEE comes from the coding sequence ATGTCGTTGCGAGTGTTTGGTCTTTTATTGATAGCGTTACTGTTGCCGGCCTGTGTAGGGCAACGGCCGCAGGTCCGTCCCGACCAGATTGTTAGTCCGCCATTGACCTTTGCCGTTCCGGAAGTTGAACAGAGGGTAATGGATAACGGCATGCGCCTCTATCTCAATCCCGACCATGAGCTGCCCCTGGTAGAGATTTCCCTGCTGATCGGCGCGGGCAGCATCGGTGAACCACAAGACAAAAGCGGCCTGGTTCAACTGTATGCGGCGGCTTTACGAAGCGGTGGCGCGGGTCGGTTGTCTCCCCAGGCCTTTGACGACAAGCTCGAGGAGTTGGCTGCCGATCTCTCTGTGAGCAACAGCAGTTACTCGGTTTCCAGTCACTTTTCCTTGCATCGTGATGAGTTGGAACACGGATTGGCTTTGCTGGCCGAATTATTGCGCCGCCCCCGTTTTGATAAGCAGCGAATGGAGCTGGCCCGGCGGCAGATGCTCGAAGCCATACGACGACAGAACGACGAACCCGGTGCCATAGCTCAGCGGCATCTGCGTCGAGCTCTCTACGGTGACCACCCTCTCGGCCGTACTCCGACTCTGGATACGGTTCAGGCCATTTCCGGCAAGGACCTACTTGATTTTCATCACCGTTATGTGTTGCCCAACAACCTTTGGTTGGCGGTATCCGGTGATTTCAATCCGGAGGAAATGGAGCAGTTGCTCGACAGGCTTTTCGGTGACTGGCCGTTGCAACCCTTCGAACCGCAGTACATACCCCCGTTGGTGGCTCCCATCGAACCGGCGGTACTGGTTTTATCCAAGAATGTTCCCCAAACCACAGTTTTGCTTGGCCAACGAGGTATTACCAAGGACCACCCCGATCTCTACGCTCTGCGGGTCATGAATTTTATTCTTGGCGGGGGAGGTTTTAATTCCCGGTTGATGCGCGAGGTACGTTCCAATCGGGGGCTGGCCTATTCGGTCTATTCCTTCTTTCAGGCCGGACGTCGCTTGCCCGGGTTGTTCGTTGCCGGTTGTGAGACCCGCACGGCAACCGTTGATGAGGTGGTCGGTTTGATGCGGGAGGAGATGCGCCGAATCAGCCAGGACCCTGTTACTGAAGAGGAGCTCGAGATAGCCCGGGAAAGTCTGATCAACTCCTTTGTTTTCGCTTTTGAAGAACCTCACGAGGTGGTCAGTCAGGCGATGCGTCTCGATTTTTACAACTATGACAGAGATTTTTTGCAACGTTACCGCGATCGTCTGGCGGCAGTGACAACCGAGGATGTATTGGCAGCAGCCCGTCAGCACCTTCAATGGGACGGACAGGCGATCGTTCTGGTTGGCGAGCAGTCTGAGTCGGCACAGGCTGGCGAACGCTTTGGGTTGCCGGTAGCCGGATTGCCGAATGAAGAGTGA
- a CDS encoding YihY/virulence factor BrkB family protein has product MSSMKSILEKVRKFLIYDLWRIDPHELTRWRVFWLRQAQIFWLVVRDFTADNCMLRASALTYATLLSIVPLLALMFSLLKGLGVQNVLEPFLINNLAIGSQEVVGEIFRYIENTQFGRLGAIGLIVLVLTVLALLSNIEKSFNHIWRVHETRTLMRRFADYFSVVLLSPLLILAAVSISTSLQSQTLVLKLLETAYVGEALLLLFKLIPFVVMWAAFIFLYLFMPNTRVRIQAALVGGIVGGTLWQLLQWGYVHFQVGVGKYNAIYGTMAALPIFIVWLYLSWMIVLFGVELTYAIQNIGTVRQNLGAEKINFLCRQQLALTILILTGEIFYRGEPAWGREQIGEDLKLPPRVLSELLDDMVRLNLMAVLCDESGEHLRYQPGRALDALTVQGLFRELREDGATYPQNFRLPTRELVNDLEVKMQQAEEGVLGELTVQDLVLQRVAEKEKQQGEG; this is encoded by the coding sequence ATGAGCAGCATGAAGAGCATCCTTGAAAAAGTCAGAAAGTTTCTGATTTACGATCTTTGGCGTATCGATCCCCACGAGTTGACTCGTTGGCGGGTTTTCTGGTTGCGCCAGGCACAGATTTTCTGGTTGGTTGTGCGGGATTTTACGGCTGATAACTGCATGTTGCGGGCCTCGGCTCTGACCTATGCAACCCTGCTATCTATCGTGCCCCTGTTGGCATTGATGTTTTCTTTGCTGAAGGGCCTCGGCGTACAAAATGTTCTGGAACCCTTCCTGATCAATAATCTGGCCATCGGTTCCCAAGAAGTGGTCGGTGAAATTTTTCGCTATATCGAAAATACCCAGTTCGGGCGTCTCGGGGCTATCGGCCTGATTGTCCTGGTGCTTACCGTATTGGCCCTTTTGTCCAATATTGAAAAGAGTTTCAATCATATCTGGCGGGTCCATGAGACCCGCACCCTGATGCGGCGTTTTGCCGATTATTTTTCGGTTGTGCTGCTCAGCCCCCTATTGATACTGGCGGCGGTTTCCATCAGCACCAGCCTGCAAAGCCAGACCCTGGTGCTGAAACTATTGGAGACAGCCTACGTTGGCGAGGCCCTTCTGCTGTTGTTTAAACTGATCCCTTTTGTGGTCATGTGGGCGGCGTTTATCTTTCTTTACCTGTTTATGCCCAACACCCGGGTGCGGATTCAGGCCGCACTGGTCGGTGGTATCGTCGGTGGCACCCTGTGGCAGTTGCTGCAGTGGGGGTATGTCCATTTCCAGGTCGGGGTAGGTAAGTACAACGCCATTTACGGTACGATGGCCGCCCTGCCGATCTTCATAGTCTGGCTCTATCTTTCCTGGATGATCGTGTTGTTCGGCGTTGAGTTGACCTACGCGATCCAGAATATCGGCACGGTGCGTCAGAATCTCGGTGCGGAAAAGATCAATTTTCTTTGCCGGCAACAGTTAGCCCTGACCATATTGATACTTACCGGCGAAATCTTTTATCGTGGTGAACCGGCCTGGGGCCGTGAGCAAATCGGCGAAGATCTCAAGCTGCCTCCCCGTGTGCTGAGCGAGCTGCTCGACGATATGGTACGCCTCAATCTAATGGCCGTGTTGTGTGACGAGAGTGGGGAACACCTGCGTTATCAGCCGGGACGAGCTCTGGATGCTCTGACTGTGCAAGGGTTATTTAGGGAGTTACGTGAAGACGGCGCCACTTATCCTCAGAATTTCCGTCTGCCGACCCGGGAACTTGTCAATGATCTGGAAGTTAAAATGCAGCAGGCCGAAGAAGGGGTTTTAGGTGAGTTGACGGTGCAAGACCTGGTATTACAGCGGGTTGCCGAAAAAGAGAAACAGCAAGGCGAGGGATAA
- a CDS encoding UDP-2,3-diacylglucosamine diphosphatase, with protein MKDIFLADAHLLDPADDNYQRLLTFLRQQRGTIRNLVMLGDIFEFWVGYRHTVFAPFVPLLEELRLQRESGTELIFVEGNHDFHLGPYFSEILECRILPDGGTLELDGKRIFIAHGDQVNPADRGYRLLRNVLRCRLSRLLLALTPPDWAWRVSRWASRLSSRRKKSRVCYLPEELLLNFAQERFAEGYDAVLIGHFHIPLYRKLDEKLLVCLGDWIEQDSYAVFENGAFALKRA; from the coding sequence ATGAAGGACATTTTTCTCGCAGACGCCCACTTACTTGACCCCGCAGACGACAACTATCAGCGGTTATTGACCTTTTTAAGGCAGCAACGGGGTACCATAAGAAACCTTGTCATGCTCGGTGACATTTTTGAGTTCTGGGTCGGTTACCGGCATACCGTCTTTGCTCCCTTCGTCCCCCTGCTCGAAGAACTGCGTCTGCAACGAGAAAGTGGCACCGAATTGATTTTCGTTGAGGGCAATCACGATTTTCATCTCGGCCCCTATTTCAGTGAGATCCTTGAATGTCGCATCCTGCCTGACGGCGGAACATTGGAGTTGGATGGGAAGCGAATCTTTATCGCACACGGTGACCAGGTCAATCCGGCTGACCGGGGCTACCGGCTGCTGCGCAACGTCTTGCGTTGCCGCCTGAGCCGCCTGCTCTTAGCGCTGACGCCACCGGATTGGGCCTGGCGAGTATCCCGCTGGGCGAGTCGACTGAGTAGCCGCCGTAAAAAAAGCAGAGTCTGTTACCTGCCCGAAGAGCTACTGCTGAACTTTGCCCAAGAACGCTTCGCCGAAGGTTACGACGCCGTGCTCATTGGTCATTTTCATATTCCCCTCTATCGCAAACTCGACGAAAAACTGCTGGTCTGTCTGGGCGATTGGATTGAACAAGACTCCTACGCCGTCTTCGAAAACGGTGCCTTTGCCCTGAAGCGCGCTTAA
- a CDS encoding ZIP family metal transporter, with protein MLATLAGLHPIMQAFLATCFTWGVTSLGASAVFLAKDPSRKLLDGMLGFAAGVMIAASYWSLLAPAIAMSEEMGSVAWLPPAIGFLAGGVFLRGLDKILPHLHRGLPRSAAEGPPTELPRSTLFVLAVALHNIPEGLAVGVAFGAVAAGLPSATMAAAVALALGIGLQNFPEGVAVSMPLRRDGLSVGKSFWYGQLSGFVEVISGVLGAALVLVARPILPYALAFAAGAMIFVVIEEAIPETQQGENGDFATLCAMIGFVVMMSLDVGLG; from the coding sequence ATGTTGGCAACTTTGGCAGGGCTTCATCCGATCATGCAGGCATTCTTGGCAACTTGTTTTACCTGGGGGGTCACCTCCCTGGGCGCGAGCGCCGTATTTCTAGCTAAGGACCCGAGCCGCAAGCTTCTTGACGGTATGCTCGGTTTTGCGGCCGGTGTTATGATTGCGGCAAGCTATTGGTCACTTTTGGCTCCGGCCATTGCCATGTCCGAGGAAATGGGGTCTGTGGCGTGGTTGCCGCCGGCCATAGGGTTTTTGGCCGGAGGCGTCTTTCTTCGAGGCCTGGACAAGATTCTCCCTCATCTGCATCGTGGGCTTCCCCGCAGTGCGGCCGAAGGCCCTCCCACCGAATTGCCGCGTAGCACCCTGTTTGTTCTCGCCGTAGCCTTACATAACATACCCGAGGGGTTGGCTGTAGGTGTCGCTTTTGGTGCGGTGGCAGCGGGATTGCCATCCGCGACCATGGCGGCCGCCGTGGCTCTAGCGCTCGGAATCGGTTTGCAGAATTTCCCGGAAGGGGTGGCGGTTTCCATGCCTTTGCGCCGTGACGGGCTATCCGTGGGGAAAAGTTTCTGGTATGGACAGCTTTCCGGCTTTGTTGAGGTAATTTCCGGAGTCCTCGGTGCAGCCCTGGTTCTGGTGGCCCGGCCGATTCTTCCCTATGCCTTGGCTTTTGCCGCTGGGGCGATGATCTTTGTTGTTATCGAAGAGGCCATTCCTGAAACCCAACAGGGCGAGAACGGTGATTTTGCGACTCTCTGTGCCATGATCGGCTTTGTGGTCATGATGAGTCTCGACGTCGGGTTGGGTTAG